A part of Fusarium oxysporum Fo47 chromosome III, complete sequence genomic DNA contains:
- a CDS encoding Sybindin-like family-domain-containing protein — protein MGLRVIRYQSEGWNEPKVFFESRHQPGDNWSRALGPTPPKLFTKLQRAQAPQLAECVYSKSWLPPSAGSETAAPSTSSDDAKLLFGTVFSLRNMVRKLGGDDDAFISYRTAQYKLHFYETPANLRFVILTDTATLSMRNVLHQIYINLWVEYVVKNPLAPVEHKNGDGVKNELFELGLDQFIRGLM, from the exons ATGGGTTTAAGAGTGATT AGGTACCAGTCAGAGGGATGGAACGAACCAAAGGTCTTTTTCGAGTCCCGTCA TCAGCCTGGGGACAACTGGTCGAGAGCTTTAGGCCCTACCCCACCTAAGCTCTTCACTAAACTTCAACGGGCACAGGCGCCACAGTTAG CCGAATGCGTCTACTCTAAGTCCTGGCTTCCGCCATCAGCGGGCTCCGAAACCGCTGCTCCGAGCACGTCCTCTGATGACGCAAAGCTCCTATTCGGCACAGTTTTCTCCCTTCGAAATATGGTCCGTAAGCTCGGCGGCGACGACGATGCATTCATCAGCTACCGAACTGCCCAGTATAAGCTACACTTTTACGAAACACCCGCCAACTTGAGATTTGTTATCCTCACCGACACAGCGACCTTGAGCATGCGCAATGTGCTACACCAAATTTACATCAACCTATGGGTGGAATATG TGGTCAAGAACCCCCTGGCGCCAGTGGAACACAAAAACGGCGATGGTGTCAagaacgagctcttcgagTTGGGCCTCGATCAGTTCATCAGGGGCTTGATGTGA
- a CDS encoding Peroxin-3, translating into MFTSARRWLRNNRTPIAVGVGVIGAGYVATQYVIGKLNDARERMSSERIAKENLRRRFEQNQEDCTFTVLALLPSATTAILEAMNTEQITFEIQQMKATKAIKNGGPESAAPPSIADTTLTEDDGKSMAGQSESGVQSSQAPTSSPFNAGGEANKEAPKPRKTKRQLWDDVTISAVTRSFTLIYTLALLTMLTRVQLNLLGRRSYLSSVVALATGGQQGTISLENNDDDNTEQTYGSDFDINRKYLTFSWWLLNKGWVDLMRRVESAVRTVFGSLSPRDLLSFERFSELTTEVRKLVEGSTKEERQKSDWLNFLLPPRGMEDEVIRESGILDETSNQGGEQSTPASQAILRRLLDETADLVESPSFTHVLTLLLDAGFSYLIDNKLATAAFELPASDGIVTPELKDQQRSKVILLPKILSVLTRQAHVIGDGMPNEYLQKMETVRDLEAFAAVVYSSNWEQEIRTDDDLMASAVDLGASQTTGVTKVSQPQTRTQTQTQTQVHGAQGESSLVVVDPQGGFESAWGRAVEDKS; encoded by the exons ATGTTCACATCTGCTCGGCGCTGGCTGCGCAACAATCGTACGCCCATTGCTGTCGGCGTGGGCGTCATCGGTGCCGGTTACGTCGCGACGCAATATGTCATTGGAAAGCTTAATGATGCCCGCGAGCGCATGAGCAGCGAGCGCATCGCCAAGGAGAA TCTGCGGCGTCGCTTCGAACAGAATCAGGAGGACTGCACATTCACCGTCTTGGCTCTCCTGCCCTCCGCCACGACGGCCATTCTCGAAGCCATGAACACGGAGCAGATCACATTTGAGATTCAGCAGATGAAAGCCACCAAGGCTATAAAGAATGGTGGCCCTGAGTCTGCAGCGCCACCCAGCATCGCAGATACTACATTGACAGAGGACGATGGGAAGAGTATGGCTGGCCAAAGCGAGAGCGGTGTACAGTCCAGCCAGGCCCCTACATCGTCACCATTCAACGCCGGTGGCGAAGCGAACAAGGAAGCACCCAAGCCTCGCAAGACGAAGCGACAACTATGGGATGACGTGACCATCAGCG CGGTGACGCGGTCTTTTACTTTGATATATACCCTCGCGCTGCTTACAATGCTAACTCGGGTTCAACTCAACCTCCTTGGCCGAAGAAGCTATCTATCGAGCGTGGTGGCCCTCGCAACAGGTGGCCAACAAGGCACCATCAGTCTTGAGAACAACGATGACGACAACACAGAACAGACATATGGCAGTGACTTCGACATAAATCGCAAGTACCTGACCTTCAGTTGGTGGCTACTCAACAAAGGATGGGTGGACTTGATGCGCCGAGTGGAGAGCGCCGTGCGCACCGTCTTTGGCAGCCTGAGCCCTAGGGACCTCCTGAGCTTTGAGAGGTTCTCTGAGCTGACGACCGAGGTGAGGAAGCTTGTCGAAGGCTCTACAAAGGAGGAGCGTCAGAAGTCAGACTGgctcaacttcctcctcccacCCAGAGGCATGGAGGACGAAGTGATTCGAGAGTCGGGCATCCTCGACGAGACATCTAATCAGGGTGGCGAACAGTCAACACCCGCGTCACAGGCAATTCTGAGACGGCTGCTTGACGAGACAGCCGACCTTGTCGAATCACCCAGTTTCACGCACGTCCTcactctcctcctcgacgCAGGTTTCTCCTATCTCATTGATAATAAGCTCGCCACGGCCGCGTTTGAACTCCCGGCCTCAGATGGTATCGTCACTCCCGAACTTAAGGACCAGCAGCGCTCAAAGGTGATTCTACTGCCCAAGATCCTGTCGGTGTTGACACGTCAGGCACATGTTATTGGCGATGGAATGCCCAACGAATACCTCCAGAAGATGGAGACTGTCCGTGATCTGGAGGCTTTTGCTGCTGTCGTGTATTCAAGTAATTGGGAGCAGGAAATTCGCACAGATGATGACCTGATGGCCAGtgctgttgatcttggcgCTTCGCAGACAACTGGTGTCACCAAGGTGTCGCAACCACAGACTCGGACACAGACTCAGACACAGACACAAGTCCACGGTGCACAGGGGGAATCAAGCCTGGTTGTGGTAGACCCTCAGGGGGGCTTCGAGAGCGCATGGGGACGAGCAGTGGAGGACAAGTCGTGA
- a CDS encoding uncharacterized protein (of unknown function-domain containing protein), with protein MIIAHNRLYNSTDNMDQQEPPEFILDVFADPRSVREVVKGILHTIFFNRFFPSIVPQTREVLDTTLPYVDDDELETMIDQRVAALERQIDVQRSSGGANSASTGSGNGGRGQLVVQFFEKRRRKAWLSRGDEEVCWECWTIKVTVAEPRTESERAKVRRAMEQTLSATAMKIVAFVNTHKDHIPPITTQGTNPFPYKINIDQKEAAGWATRMRIY; from the exons ATGATCATAGCCCACAATCGACTTTACAACAGCACCGATAATATGGACCAACAAGAACCACCAGAGTTTATCCTTGACGTATTCGCCGACCCGCGCTCGGTTCGTGAAGTAGTCAAAG GAATACTGCATACCATATTTTTTAATCGATTCTTCCCTTCTATCGTCCCACAAACCCGCGAGGTCCTTGACACGACGCTTCCCTAtgtcgacgacgacgagctTGAGACTATGATAGATCAGCGCGTCGCGGCTCTCGAGCGTCAGATCGATGTCCAGCGCTCATCAGGCGGTGCTAATAGCGCCAGCACCGGAAGTGGTAACGGTGGGCGCGGTCAGCTCGTTGTTCAGTTTTTCGAGAAACGTCGTCGCAAAGCCTGGCTGTCCCGTGGCGACGAAGAGGTTTGTTGGGAGTGTTGGACCATCAAAGTGACTGTCGCCGAGCCAAGAACAGAGAGTG AACGTGCTAAAGTTCGACGAGCAATGGAGCAGACCCTCTCAGCAACAGCGATGAAGATAGTCGCATTCGTTAATACACACAAAGATCACATACCGCCCATCACAACTCAGGGTACTAACCCGTTCCCCTACAAGATCAACATTGACCAAAAGGAGGCGGCAGGTTGGGCAACACGGATGCGTATATACTAG